Sequence from the Cyanobacteria bacterium GSL.Bin1 genome:
TTTACCGGATATGGGCATTGAATTAGTTGCCGTTGGTACTGTTATTGACGCGATCGTCGCTGCTATTCCCTCTCAGCCTCGTTACGGTGGAGAAGAAGATGTCCTTTCCGATGAAGAATAATCAGGTCATTGGCCAAGTGAATGAGGGAGTAACCAATGACCAATGACCAATAACTAACTCTCAACAAACTTCAAGTACTGATTGCTCAATGCCTTCACCGCTGTTTCATACAACTGTTTCCCGTGTTCAGGAGTCGCCAGCGCCGGATTAGAACCCATTCTGCCATCAGGATAATGACGACGGAAATCTTCAGCACCGTAAATGGGGTACCCAGAAGCCACTTCTTTTTCGAGAAAAGCTGACTTAATTGCCTCTGGATAAGCATATTGGGTGAGTGCTACTTCACTTGGAGTCGCGTGGGATCCTTCTTCATCGCCATAGAAAGCTTTGGCTAATTCACGAACTTCACGACACATAAACCAATTGGAAACTTGACAATACACCTGATCCGCTTCCGGTAGCTTTAATTCTGCAAGATGGGCATAGGTTTGAGCAAATGCTGCTTTGAGTGTGGCAATATTGCCGCCATGACCATTAATAAAAAAGAATCGCTGAAACCCAGAAGACGCTAAACTAGTAGTGATATCTTGGATGAGTTGGATCAAAGTGGTCGGGCGTAAACTGACGCTTCCTGGAAATGCGAGATGATGTAAGGCCATACCCACATTAATCGTTGGCGCCACTAAAGCATTGGTAGCTTCTCCTACCCCTTTGGCAATGACCTCTGCGCAAATC
This genomic interval carries:
- a CDS encoding creatininase family protein — protein: MLLHLQTWQEVEQYLEQSRGIIIPIGSTEQHGPTGLIGTDAICAEVIAKGVGEATNALVAPTINVGMALHHLAFPGSVSLRPTTLIQLIQDITTSLASSGFQRFFFINGHGGNIATLKAAFAQTYAHLAELKLPEADQVYCQVSNWFMCREVRELAKAFYGDEEGSHATPSEVALTQYAYPEAIKSAFLEKEVASGYPIYGAEDFRRHYPDGRMGSNPALATPEHGKQLYETAVKALSNQYLKFVES